The Salvelinus fontinalis isolate EN_2023a chromosome 7, ASM2944872v1, whole genome shotgun sequence genomic sequence CACTGGGTTCTGTTACAATACGCTGTACATCAGGACATTGCTCATCATCTGGTAATGAAACATGGCATCTGCTTAACGGAcggcaaaaacaaaacaaacacacaaaacgCATGGAAAGATTTGACATGCAGTTGTTGTTGGAAGCAGACATGAAAAACAAGGTTAGTGACTTAAAAGGAAAGCAGAACCAACATGGAAGACGAAACAAAGATGGCGTGTTCAGGATAGAAACAGAAATTCAGAGAGAAATGGGATGAAACGTGATGAAATATGAaaagtcaaattgccagggtaaaGCACACAGATTTGATCAAACACCACCATCAAAAGGCAGCAGTTTATCATTAGGCTAAAGGTAGCCGCGCTGTTCAGTGTCTTCCATGACAGTAGCGTTATCATGCTAACACACACCTTTAGTTGGGCAGTACAAGCTAGGGTTGACCAAAAGCACCGCACACCAAGCATGCTAGCTACCACCCAGGCGCAGCCTACTACTAAACTGCTAGAGTGAAATGACATCAAAGCACTAGGGCCATGGAGAGATGGGAGATGAAGTCCAATGAGGTGTTCCACAACCTCTTTACCCATGACAAGATGGACTACATAGACTTCACCTCCCAGCTTGCACCTGGGCAAAGTGTTTTACAAATGTTCTCTAGACTAGTAAAGTCGCTTGCTCATTGCTAAGGTTCCACACTAGGTGGCTCTAGTGTTAGAGGCAGTGCTATGAGTAATATTCAGAAGGTGCAGCAGCCCAGAGATCATTAGTCAGTTCAATCAGCCAGCCAGCAGGGGACAGAGTAGACTGAACAACCAGAGTAGCCAGCTTAAGGGACAGGGGACATACCTCGATggcagtgagcttgtccagggggGTCTGGGGGGACATGGCTGGGCTGACATGgctggaggagggggagatggagatggaagAAGAGGTAGAGGAGGCGGAGGTGGGGGAGTGGTGGCTCTGCTGAATAAGGTCTGGCAGCAGGTGAATGCGGCCGGCAAAGCCGTTTTTCTCCTGGTGACCGTTACCAGGACCGGGAGGGGTATGTGCTTGAACGGCTTGACCGTGAGCCACACTGGGACccgaggaggatgaagagacatTGACCACCGGGCGCTTTTTGTCGCCCGCGCTCTGTAACCAAGAACAACCTCAACTTCTATCTCGTTGTTTCCCACTAGTAACTGTACATGATAGTATGCTTTACCAGCAAACAAAGACTCAAAATAGGAAATCAAACAAGATGATAACTGAAACCAGGGGTGgaagtgggtgggtggggggaatATATGGCTTACATTTAGTACTACAGACAAAAGAGAGGAGACATGATAACAACCAGAGGGTCTTCTGCAGTCCTACCTGTCTGATGACCAAGGTGCCATCCTTGGAGGGTGTGGTAAGGTCGTTCTCTGAGTCGTCGTGGGCCAGTAAGGTCTTCAGGGATGCAGTCTCTCCGTTACTCAGACCTCTCCTGGTGTAAACAGTACGTCTCATATTCAAACTCCAATTATTAATAATACATGGGACTTGTATAATCGCACTTTTCAATGACCCAAATGACTCACCTCATACAAGTCTTTCTATACTATATAGTATATATCATATGATCGACTTTTCATGTTGATCTAATATAACATCAAGGTGTGCCGCCCGCTCCATCCAAAAGCCTTTCTTTAAGGCCCAGAGTTCATAAAGCATCAGAGAGTGCTGATCtatgatcagttttgcctttcagatcataatgaatgaGATTACATGGACGGGAGGAAACCTGAGTGCAGACTAAGagactttgtgaatacaggcccaggtCAGAgttgagaggtcagaggtcagggttgtTACGTACCCGGCCCTGGTATCCTCTGCTCCGGAGGTGGACTCGTCTGCTGCGTCCTGGTCCACTTCTTCATCGTCGTCTTCGTCGGTGGTGCCCGACTCCTCGCTGGAGGAGGAGTAGTCTGTCACCTTGTGGGGGGGCCGCACATCCTCCACTGCCCGCAGCTCTTTGGCCAGGGCCGTCAGGTCCTAGAGGTCAGAAGTCAAGGAGGGGTCAAATAAGGCTCTGAATATTTTTTGTACTCCCTTTCCTAATGTCATCACTGATTTAAACCATGTCAGATCACTGACTACTAGTCTTACAGGGGGAGGATGCATGGTCAAAGGATTGAATCATTCCCCATACATTAAGGCCATAACATTAACATCAGTTAAGAGCAAGCCAACATAGGCTACTGAAAACAGCGTGATGTGCCAGGTAACAACTGGACTGGTGATAGAGTAAGAGAAACTGGATTGGGACGGAGCAGGCAGGAGGCAAGAAGACAGCAGGGAGAACGGCAGGTCAGAGGTGCATCGTCAGCCAATCACGTGGCAGccaaggagaggaggaccaatgagGCAAATGGAAAAGCGATGGAATTGGGCACTGAGCTTCTCACAGGACAACCCTCTTCTGAAACGGTTTAGCATACATGGTGGCCCATGCAGTGTGGAAATAAGCATAGCAACAGAGCATGAAATTCTTATGCACGCTTGCTTACCACGTCACCCTATACAATTCCCCCCATAATCACATCGTTGGAGTAATGGGATGCCACAGGTTGTCGTGTCATGGCCCATAGGGAACACCAAAAGATAAGACAATGGGATAGTCAGTCAGTCATACAAACACCACCAcactgttactgtagcaggctgcAGTGCTGGCCTGGTTTACAGCCAGATGCAGGGACCACTACCACAACAGTATGTGGATACAGTCATAAGAGACAGGTTCTTACGGCTGGCCGGTTGGGTCGGGCAAAGTCCTTCTTGTCGTCAGGCTTTTTGGCAGCGTTGTCGGGGCGTTGCAGTGGGGAGCCCTCAGACTTAGACGATgctggaggagaggatggtaAACCAACGTCAGTGGAAGACCTACAAGAAGCTAAATGCAGTATTGTACATCcagtatgctgtgtgtgtgtgtgtgtgtgtgtgtgtgtgtgtgtgtgtgtgtgtgtgttactcacagCGTGCTCTGAACCTCTCCCCAGAGCCGGCCTGGGAGCTGGAGTTGGAAGAGCCAGAGGAGCTGCCACTGCCAGGCCTGGGAACCAGCTTCTCCACTCGGTCCCAGAGCAGACGTGGCTCCGCATTACTGGAAGACAcacaacacaggagagagattgaaaacacacacacacacacacacacacttccccataCCCACCCCACAAACAATTTAACTTTTTCAAACACCACACAGAGTTGACCGCCTACCTGCCGGCGCTCCTCTGTACTGCCTGGTTGCTAGGCGGGGCAGAGGCctggagaggagagtctctgCGTGACAACACAGGGGACCTGGACGTTGTCCTCACTGGAACCTGTGGTAGTCAAGACAGACGCCCTCACACACCTGGCTACAGGAGCAtaaaccaccaccacacagcagGGCCTAGCACCGCTGCATAGCCCCAATCCCTCTTCCCAAATGGGGCTTCTACCCTCCAACTACAAATATATCGCTGGATCATTTTATTCATCTACAAAGACATGGATATTGGTAATGGACCCAGATCATTATTCAATAGCTATGATCTATTATCCCCACCAGGCAGTTCAGGATTTTCCAAACTCAGGAAACCCTGCTCTAGGTATTGGTTTTGGTCGGCCCTCCGTTACATTAGTGAACAGTGAATATGATGGGCATGCATGATGTACACGGTGAAGTACTAGAAGAGGAACTACTCATGAAGCCATGCAGGACCATATGGTGTGTAGTTAGCCAGTGGAAGCACAGCACTGATTGAGTAAAGCTAGTTATTATagggactccagtacagtacactgGGACAATTGCAGCTACAACCAGGAGTTATAATCAGTCACTGATTATACTACTGGACCAGACCACTAGTCTAATCTACCTTATTGTAGCTCTACACTATGCTGTGGGACTTAGCCTTATAATGGCGAAGGCAAAAGCCCACAGTGTAATCCCACTGGTGTTGAATGGGACACCCAGAGAGGCTGTAGACATGGCTAGCTTGCCCTTGAGGGGACCACAGATGGGGGCTGAAAAAGGGGGTCCTCTGGGGTGTCCTTTCTTACCCTGGGGGGCACCTCGTCGCTGGGGCCCGAGGCAGGGGGCTGGGGGTCAGTGCGTGCAGCTGATGGCGCGGCAGCAGAGGGGTGAAGGTGGTGGTTGTGGGGCTCCTGGGAGTGCAGATGGAGATGTGCAAAACTAGGAACCGCGGGTTCACTGAAGGAATGGGAGCGAGACACGACGGGGGGCGGGGCGGCGCTGCTGCTCTTAAGAGCGGCCAGGTGGGACCACTGGAccttccagacagacagacacacagaggggagagaacaggggggaggtaggagggagggggagaaggtcaaaccacagagtgaaggaacagAGATGATGGACATGGCTGAAAACATATGCATATACATGTAACATATGCATATAATAGACATGCATTGCACGTAGACGTCATGCAGTCAGACGTACACATACGAAACCGTCAAACAGGTTCACGCACAAAAACATTTACAGTAATGACAAATAATAGGATAGATGATAGAAAATAGATAGATAATAGATAGATGAAtggcacagtgtgaggggaacggAGATGAGTGAAGGGGAGCCAAGCAGCCAATCACATGCAGCCTCCTCTGGCATCCTGGGTAATGTTTATCACGCCACTGAAGGGACAACCTTTTGCTCAGGTCAATTAGTGGAAGGTTCCAGAAATCGCACTATGACACATAAAAGATATGAGTAGATCTACTGACATCACGGAGCACGTCATTGTATTGGGACCTCTACTAGCTCATCCACAGAGATTCATCATTCCATACCTGTGTGGGTGCTAGAATGGACAACTCGTGGAGACAATGCCTTGCTGTCAGATAACCTACTGTATGGAGAGcagtagatggagagagaggagggaaggatgaGGAGGGGTTTACCTGTGGTTCCATGGGCCGGTGCATGGCAGGCGGAACAGACTCGGAGGAGGAGCTGCCGTTAGAGAATGGTTCGGAGCGGGGGGGCACGGGGGGCTGCTTGGTGGGTGGGGCGCTCTGGGGGGAGCCCTGAATGTTCTTTCGGAAGCGCTCGTCGGCCTGGGAgtgcaggacagacagacagggtcagtGAGGATCAGCAGGGTCAAGGTTGAGGCATTAACGCAACGACAAAATACACAAGGAGAACGAGGAAGAGTCAACACTGAAGCCGACGCCTTGTTATCGACAGGGAGGGAAAGTCTGCTGACATGCACACGAGCCCACCTCAGACAGTCTGTTAATGACATCTTACACCTCCAGGGGGAGTCATCCCAGAgaacacagtctctctctaggacccAGCAGCACACATACATTAGTGTGGGCCTGAGCTGACCACATGCATAACAACCTCTCCAGTCACTTACCTGAAGAGTACAAGGCACAGCCGCATAACAAACCATCACGCTTATTTAGTATGTATGTGAGTGGAAGACaagagcaggaacccggactACTTTGTCTGCTTTTCATCACTGCGGCAGAGACAGCAATACAACTGGTAATTCACAAGAATGTGTGAAGTACTGACAGCTTCGACTTATCACCTACTGCTTAAGGCTATATCAATTCAAGCCTGTTGATTTAAATATTTGTGTTACATTCAGGTATGGCAACTCAACTGTGAATACATATGAAAGAAAATAGATGCATTTTTATGAAATTAATTACAGCTGACTAATGGCAAGAGAAAATGTACCGTGTTTTACGTAATAAAACCATTTGGTCCTAAACGCAAAATGATGTTGACAGAGATCCAGCTTGCAGCGCTTCAGTCTATACTTAGTCTTTTTCTTGCTCAGTCCTCTTAAGATTCAGATACGTCATCCTCAAGACGTTTTAGTAGAGAAGCATCAGATAGTCAAGCAAAGACTAGAGCCAGAAGTGAAGCAACACAGCTGTGCATTAGTTCAGTTTTAGAGAGGTGGTGGTTGTGAGCGACTGGCTTTCTTTTCTctcactgtcctctcctcttaCCCGGAAGGTCAAACAAAATGGTTGGCTGAGAAGTCTATTCGCTAATAATTTTGTGTAGCGCCACCAAATCAGAAACAGACAACGACATTGTTATCCTAGTAAGGTAAAGTTACAGGCTATTTTGTGTCGCATACATTAAACGCAGCGCTACATTGGATTGTGTGAGGTATTAAACACTATTTTAAGACGATAActgaaagaaaaaagaaaaccaTAACTCCAGCTCACACCACCAGGACTAATATAACACGCTGTGTGGGGCAGGCAGCTAGAATAGAAGTAGCAGCAGGAAGCAGGAGAAGGAAGTGATGTTGTGTTGGGGTTCACCTCTCTGATTGGCTGAGGATCACCAAGAGCGTCGCTAGGCTCCGAGTGGTCGGTCTGTGGGGACTTGGGGCCGTCTAGGCCCTCGGTCTGTGAGGGTTTAGTAACATCTGTGGACTGGGTGGCTAGCGCATCGCTATTGTCAGAGGGGGTATTGTCTGAGTCTTCAACACTGTTTGGGGACAGTTTCTGAGGGGTCTTGGTAGTATTATCCCAGGACATGGTTTGTGGGGACTTTGTGGTATCTGAGGACATTCTCCGGGTGGCGTTAGCAGGAACGTTGTCCAGGAAGTGGGTTTGTGGGGACCTAGTGTTATCGCAGGACGTTCTCCGTGAAGCAATAGCATTAACATTGTTGAGGAAGTGGAGTTGTGGTGCTGGGGCTCTATCGCCTACGGGGCCTGGAGACTTTGTCTGAGGGGCTTTGCTAGTACTGTCAGGGGACATTGTCTTGGGGTCTTCAGTCTTTTCGCAGGGCTGCGGTGGTTTATTGTCGTGCTGGAGGGACAGCAGATAGGCCTGCTCCTGCTGCAGACGCTTGTGGAGACGCTCTGCCTTCCGCTGCTCCTCCAGCTCCCTCCATTTGAACTCCTGATGCAGAGTGCGCGGCTGAGTTGAGGCACATTAGACATGGGGGAAAGTGGCTAATGGCATGTATAAGCTAATGCTGCCTTGGGGGGCATTTCTATTAAATTAAGCACTTGAAGACTGGTTCAGCCTAGTTCTATAAAGATGACGTAAACTTGATAAATTAAAGCCTACAAACATGTTAAATAAAGTCTACAATAAGATGCAGATTCTTTCATTTCATTACCcacaaataaattcatgttaCAACCTTCTTTTGCGAGTAATAGAAACAAAGTTGAGGATTGGGTGAATAGTGTTGAATGGTTCAATTTATGGGAAGCAAGACAGAATGGTGAATGCTGAGCAATAAAGAAACAaaaaggtatatatatatacacacacatctctctctcaactaATTTCCTCAGGATGTGAATGTAACCAGAGACACCGACCGAGAAACATAGGAACTCCATCTTCCTGTAGGGTATTTCCGAATGACAAATCTATACAACAGCTAACATCAACTATATATCATACAATATAGCAATAACACCTTGCCTTGATTACCATTTATGTTCTAGAAAAGAGCTTGCTCCTAAATGTGCGATCCAGTCCTGAAAACAGGGTCTTTCTCAGTGGGGTGCAACATTTACAACGTTGTCAATACAAATGTAATAGAATACACCTCCAGACACCATTCCCTGTTCTACTTAACAAAGACTGGGTGTTCTACGTAACCAATTTCTGAACGTCCTGTAACGTTGCACCCTCCTGAACGCGCCCCTGGAAAGTAAGTGGTAGGATGCAAGTTTCTTACCAGGAGCATGGCTTGTTCATGGAGCAGCTGCTGCTGCAGGATCTCCAGGTGCCTCTGCTCCTCTTCCAGCTGCCGACGAATGTACTCCTGTCAATCAAACACAGCCTCCATGATTGGATGAAATACAGGAAGTGACAAAACTGCCCAGCATGTAGGCCAATTAGAGTGCTTCTTGTCACTTAAAGACCTACCTGCTCACGGTCGctcctcctcttttcctcctccgCCCTCCGGCGCTCGTCGTCCTCTTTCCGCCGTCGTTCCATCTCCTCCATGCGCCTCTTCTCCTCCTGCTCGCGGCGGCGCTGCTCGCGCTCCTGCTGCCTCCTCATCTCGCGCTCGCGCCGCTGTTGCTGTGAGGCACCAGGagggggtgacagagagagaacctcAGGGATACGACAGACAGGGAGAGCTGAAATTCTAGTTGGGATTCCCTGTTCAAAGATATTATGAGATATCGCTGCTACTATGGCAATGATTTTCCATAGTAGCAGTGATCTGAATGATTTGAGGAAaacaagagaggatgggaagtcAAATACAGGCTTTGGTGAATTGATCAAGCGAGGAGCAGCTGTCTATAGATCTAGAAATATAGGACGCCTTTCATCCTTGTAATGGCAGtcttctgtgacagcatgggctgCGTCATTGTGGGCTATCCAAGTTCGACCCTCTATGGGGTGATCACAGTTTCTCTGTCCAATCGTGGCTGCAGGATCAACCTACACCCCGCCCATTTCTTCAGACAACAGAACTAGCCAATTAGAGTTATTCAGAGCATGCAGCACCTCACACTGTACTTGAACCCTAAATTCTACATACAAGTTTTACTAAAAACAAAATCAATGAATCAATGTTTATTAACTCTACCTCCTCCAGtcgcctcctctgctccttctGTTGCTCAATGCGTTTCTGTCTCTCGGCCAATAGTTGGCGCTTGTACTCCTCCTGCTCACGGAGCTGCTGCTCCTGCAGGAGCTGCTGTCGGCGCAGCGCCTCCGAGCGCTCCTTGTTCTCCTGCTGCAGCCGGATGAAGTCCTTACGCAGCGTCGACTCCCCCGGCATGTTCACTATGGAGCTGCAGGGTGGACCAGCGGATACGAGGGAATAGTCATTTGGTTCAAGGGAACAGTATGTTAGTTCATGAGTTAATTCAATGGAATGGTGAGTTAGTTCATGATTTTGTTCAAGGGAATAGTTGGTTAGTTTCTGTGTCCGATGGGTGGAGTTGTTTAGCGATTCCAGGTAGGCGTTCACTACACTGGTGGCAGGTGAGGAGTGCTATCCCGCTAGATTGTGAATTGCAAAATGAACTGTGTACATCAACATGTAACACTAAGACATTACCTaggctctccctcttgctctccagcatcctcctcttcctcctcactccCGCTGTACtcatattcagtctcatctgaaaaaCAAGACGTGGATAGTGTGGCAAGACGTAGAAACATGGGCTATTCAGTGTAAATTCAGTGTAAAAGCACATTAAAAAGGCCCAAAGCAGATGTTATGTCAACagcaaataatttctgggtaacaattaagtatgttaatgtgattgttttcaattaaaatggttcttagcaaagagcaatttataCTCCCAAAGTATCTGGGATTGGTCTGAGTTGGGAAAATGGTTTTGAAACAAGCAGAGATTTCAGGcaatcttttcaaacagctcttacactaaaagggcacggtcatcattttcacagtattactttAAGACTCTGTGATTGAACAGGTAGACTCacctttctcccccctcttcttctTGGTGCGGTCGATGTGGTCTTTGAGCTGGATGCGGACCTGCCTCTCGTTGGGCTGGTCCCTGATGAAGGGGTGCTTGAGCAGCTGCTCGGTGGGGGGGCGCTGGTTGTAGTTCTTCACCAGGGAGCCCTCGATGAAGCTGCAAAACTTCTTAGacctgaaaggggggggggggggggtcaagacaGATGAGGTCGCTAATGAGATTACCACCAGCCGTATTACCACCAGTAATCATGTGGACCGAGGGGCTCGTTGTCTGACATAAAATAAATCAATCTTCTACAACCCTCTGACAGACAAACTAAACTTACCGTCAAAAGGGCCTGAGAAACTACAAGTCTGAAATAGGAAGATCCTGTTTTATCCATTTAGACAGAAATCCAGTGAGCCTTTCATAACTTATATACAATGAATATTGTGGGAAAAACCCGTCTCAGAAGAAAAGCGGTCATAATCGTAAATGCACCGGTGCCAGAGGAAAGTCTCAGAGGGTTGAGTTTTCCCCTGGAATGAGGGCTGGGGAGCCTCGCCGTGAGCCAACAGGCCTTCCTCCCATGTGCCACAGCTgttcagagaggaggaggagggaggagagcgagagaggagacctCTAAACCCAGCTGACAGAATCTTGGTAActtaccacttcttagacttgagTCGCGGGGGAGGGTTCCTTGGGATGAGGAAGAGTGCTCGCATCGGATGCATGTCGCACAGCGCTGAAagtgaacacacacaccagaaGGGATAAAGGAGGAAATCCGTATAAACATGACAGCGAGAAAAGCAAAAGACAAGGGCAGAAGGAACCAACAGAGTTGCCATCTAAAAGAGACGATAGAGGTGGGATCTGGGGAAGGTAGGTACTTACGAGGAGCTCCTTCGGCCATTTCAATGGCAGTGATTCCAGTGGACCATAAGTCACTCTGAGAGAAACACAGTGAGAGAGGCATCAGacatagcaacacacacacacacacacacacacacacacacactacatcagtACTGAAGAGCAACATCCTCGACCCCACATCGTACCAGTAGCTAAAGATGTCAAGGAGGACATAGGGGGCAGGTTCATATAAGGGCTAAAACATCTGAGTACTGTGTGGAAGAGGGCGAGGGTCATACTCTGTAGTCGTAGGTGGCCTCAGGGTTCTCGTCACAGGCGATGACTTCGGGCGCCATCCAATAGGGCGTCCCGATGAATGTGTTCCTCCTCCCCACCGTCCGATCCAACTGGGCACTCACGCCAAAGTCCACTGAGAAGACAACCAATCAGAAGAGACAAGTTGAAACTAGTTATATACAACTGCATTGCAGTAAACGCCTAGACAAGGTGACTGGCTAAAATGGCTATGATTTTGGAGCTGAGATTGGTCTAAACCCTGCAGCTGCCAATCAGGGTTGTTGTCCGTAACGTACAAAACATAATGTCACTCACCAAGCTTGACCTCGGCGTTCTCTGTGAGCAGGACGTTCTGTCCCTTGATGTCACGGTGGATGACGTGGTGGGCGTGCAGGTGGGCCAGTccctgaagaggaggagggaggtgtgtagaggtgagaCCACATGTCTAAGACCAGAGCTGAGCATTGATAGAGTTCTATTTACATGTGTATTACGCAATGAACAAGGAGACTGAAGACAGGAAAAGGTAGAAGgaaagaggggatggagggggccGGAGGAGAGGCTCACCCGGAGGATTTCTCTGGAGATGTAGGCGATCCAGTCCTCCTTGAGCTGGTTGCCTTTAGTGTTCTTCACCAGGTCTGTGATGGAGCCCGCCCCACAGAACTCCATCACCAGctacaggaaacacacacacactcagatgaATACATAAGCACTTCTAAGGCTAAATGAGTGGCAAAACAGTAAAAGACTTAGGGATATTGCTCTGACTTATGCTACTGTAGATTTACCAGTTATGATTATTCAGCCATTGGGAAACACTCCTACTAGACACTCACCCACAGTTGGTCATCATGCCCCGGGGGACTCTTCTTGATAAAAGCACCGTAGTACGTGGCAATGTTTCTGTGATGGGAGTACTTCTTGAGCATATTGATCTCCAGTTTGatttcctcttcctcatcctacaggcacacagacaccaTTAGTCATTAGATAAAGAGAGAAGGCCGCAGGAGGAAGACGTCTTAGGAAAACAACTATCGTGTGTGTGGACGGTTACAGATGGATAACAGTCAATCATTTCCCACATTCCACAAAGGCCAAGTCTCGTGAGGGTTGGTAAGTGCCTTTGTAGAGGGGAATTAAACCTTCATTCATTCACGGGCCCCTAAACAATGTGACATCTCGGCTACGCAGTACACACACTGCCCTAACGACTTCTTTGTTTGGGAATTAATGATGTATGTATCtcattgtgtgagtgtgtgtgtgtggtccatgGCAGACAGAATCCATTATACTATCTGTGACCCATCTCTCTGTACGACTTAGGGGTGTGAACATTTAAACTAAATTAAGAAAAATCCCAAACAGAAACGTTTTCTTTCCACAAAATTAAAATCACAGTGCAGTTACATATTATTTTCCGTGTTAGAGTAAATAGGCTGTGAAAGGCCTGGCGAAAgttgtgcaatttaaatagaACCAGAGATGACGAGACGAACTTTAGGCTACTTTGGTGAATTTGCGAATCAAGGAAGACAAGACATTGCGAGAGACAGATTCCCAAGACATATGAGCACGGTTCTGGCTGCCCCCTCTGCCCACTCCCTGGCTCGCCTGCTCTTTCTCTTCTCTAATGATGCGAGTGTGTACGGCATTCCATTGTGAGACACAGCTTTTGATTGCCGATAGAtagtcagaaccgtgcactaggcctgtCTGCCTGGGTCCCAACCTGCCTATACTGTGCACCGCTCCTCTCTCGCCATCCAAGATGCGAGTGTTTGTTTTCACGGAATTACGGCAACAAATCAGTCTCCTCCGTTCTAAAAATACTTAATCTTAGGAGTCACATGGGTGTCGACGTATCAATTATTTTTGAGTCGACTCTCATACATTATGCCATCGTAGTTAACGGATGGAAAAACACAGAAAGGCAAGCGACAGCAGCTAAGCCCTGTATGGCAATactttgagaagttaaatgagaaggaaATGCAAACTTTGTGAGGTGGAATTTaggtacaggtgcaatgcttaaccatctggaAAAGGACTAACCGTGAGACCCAAACCGTTGCTGGCAATAGCGCAGCAGCATTGGGAATTGACGTGGTTTTTTATGAATTTTTCTTATTGTTTAtacagaaaatatattttttaattatttaaAAGACTTTTCATTTGTCACATCCCCAATACAACTGTACATGTATACATCAAATCCCCTCAGCTAAACTGGAATTCCATTAGAGCCCATGCCTACACATTTATTTCCAATTACAGGagataatcttttttttttaattttttatcagGCTTTTCAGCAGTAGAATATGATTTTAATGTGCTATCCCCATTCCCCACATCCATAACCTCCACACACAACCCCTCACAAATCAATGGGGTTTTACACATCCAAGACCTAAACACCCACATaacagcctccctcccccacctcacATGAAAACCGAGGAAGACCGCGAAAGGTCACCCCGCCAGTAGCTAAATCTCTTGTGTTGCAACAACTTAAAGAATGATTAACAGTGACAGTAACTGACACACTGCAAGTGTTAAACCCCAAGCCTTACAGAGAGCCCTGGTGGGAAGGAGGAGTCTGGACGATGGGGACATTAGTGAAGAGCGATACCCAGTTACTGTGCCGTTGGTGGTGCGTTTAAAGATGTACGTAGGTACACGCACACAGTTCTCTTCCACCAGACCCTTCCAGTACCAGCAGGTAGGGGCTGTCTGTCGGCTGTGCAGGCAGCCGTATTGCTGTGCAGGCAGCAGTTTCCCGCAGCTGTTTGTGAACAGGGACAGGCGGCTGGCTGCCTGAGCATTCCTGACAATCACTAGGACAAAAACGAAGGGGGGGGCCTCACTTTTGGGtatgtcattgtccatttagacaGAAATGTACATTTCATTGCCACTATCATTCAAGCGGTTAACTCAGCACCATGTAGGTCAAAGGGTAAAACAATACACAGCATAGCCAGGCATTTAAACTGGGAGAGCAGAGCATGGAGCTGGCTAACAGTGCTGCCCAGGACTGCCAtgcccacctctccctctctcagtaacagTTTGCCAGGACAA encodes the following:
- the LOC129859695 gene encoding mitogen-activated protein kinase kinase kinase kinase 4-like isoform X3 — its product is MANDSPAKSLVEIDLASLRDPAGIFELVEVVGNGTYGQVYKGRHVKTGQLAAIKVMDVTEDEEEEIKLEINMLKKYSHHRNIATYYGAFIKKSPPGHDDQLWLVMEFCGAGSITDLVKNTKGNQLKEDWIAYISREILRGLAHLHAHHVIHRDIKGQNVLLTENAEVKLVDFGVSAQLDRTVGRRNTFIGTPYWMAPEVIACDENPEATYDYRSDLWSTGITAIEMAEGAPPLCDMHPMRALFLIPRNPPPRLKSKKWSKKFCSFIEGSLVKNYNQRPPTEQLLKHPFIRDQPNERQVRIQLKDHIDRTKKKRGEKDETEYEYSGSEEEEEDAGEQEGEPSSIVNMPGESTLRKDFIRLQQENKERSEALRRQQLLQEQQLREQEEYKRQLLAERQKRIEQQKEQRRRLEEQQRREREMRRQQEREQRRREQEEKRRMEEMERRRKEDDERRRAEEEKRRSDREQEYIRRQLEEEQRHLEILQQQLLHEQAMLLADERFRKNIQGSPQSAPPTKQPPVPPRSEPFSNGSSSSESVPPAMHRPMEPQVNPSSSFPPLSPSTALHTVPVRTTSRSPVLSRRDSPLQASAPPSNQAVQRSAGSNAEPRLLWDRVEKLVPRPGSGSSSGSSNSSSQAGSGERFRARSSSKSEGSPLQRPDNAAKKPDDKKDFARPNRPADLTALAKELRAVEDVRPPHKVTDYSSSSEESGTTDEDDDEEVDQDAADESTSGAEDTRAGRGLSNGETASLKTLLAHDDSENDLTTPSKDGTLVIRQSAGDKKRPVVNVSSSSSGPSVAHGQAVQAHTPPGPGNGHQEKNGFAGRIHLLPDLIQQSHHSPTSASSTSSSISISPSSSHVSPAMSPQTPLDKLTAIETQSASNTMQKHKSSSSFTPFIDPRLLQVSPSSGSSLNNMAAFGNDGRLVDALRADPSRKGSVVNVNPVNTRPQSDTPEIRKYKKRFNSEILCAALWGVNLLVGTESGLMLLDRSGQGKVYPLISRRRIQQMDVLEGLNVLVTISGKKNKLRVYYLSWLRNKILHNDPEVEKKQGWVTVGELEGCVHYKVVKYERIKFLVLALKNSVEVYAWAPKPYHKFMAFKSFGDLVHKPLLVDLTVEEGQRLKVIYGSSNGFHAVDVDSGAVYDIYLPTHIQTNIQSHAIIILPNTDGIELLVCYEDEGVYVNTYGRITKDVVLQWGEMPTSVAYIRSNQIMGWGEKAIEIRSVETGHLDGVFMHKRAQRLKFLCERNDKVFFASVRSGGSSQVYFMTLGRTSLLSW